A region from the Dinoroseobacter shibae DFL 12 = DSM 16493 genome encodes:
- a CDS encoding sigma-54-dependent transcriptional regulator — protein sequence MPKAMKIAIVDDEQDMRQSISQWLALSGYDTETYASAEEALKGIEAGYPGIVLSDIKMPGMDGMALLKRLMSMDSALPVIMITGHGDVPMAVEAMRLGAFDFLEKPFNPDRMSALAKRASDTRRLTLENRALRRELGDGTVLMRKLIGASPAMARLREDILDLGQADGHVLIDGETGTGKTLVAHALHAVGPRAGKPFVVQSCAAVDDLEKRLFGPAEEGMPLPLVEQARSGTLCLEDIEAMPSEVQARLLGQLNDTSAGIETRIIAICNLAEDGKTIEDRLRPDLFYRLAAMRITLPPLRQRGEDILTLFSHYADMFCEEYGCDAPQVAAQEAAQLLQAPWPGNVRQLINVAERAVLQNRRGSGSITSLLMADNAEMGPAITTEGKPLKEYVEAFERMLIDNTMRRHKGSIAAVMEELCLPRRTLNEKMAKYGLSRANYL from the coding sequence ATGCCCAAGGCCATGAAAATCGCCATCGTCGATGACGAACAGGACATGCGCCAATCGATCAGCCAGTGGCTTGCGCTGTCCGGCTATGACACCGAAACCTATGCCAGCGCCGAGGAGGCCCTCAAGGGGATCGAGGCCGGGTATCCCGGGATCGTGTTGTCGGACATCAAGATGCCGGGCATGGATGGCATGGCGCTGCTCAAGCGGTTGATGAGCATGGACAGCGCCCTGCCGGTGATCATGATCACCGGCCATGGCGATGTGCCCATGGCGGTGGAGGCGATGCGCCTCGGGGCGTTCGATTTCCTGGAAAAGCCGTTCAATCCCGACCGGATGAGTGCGCTGGCGAAACGCGCCAGCGATACCCGGCGCCTGACCCTGGAGAACCGCGCCCTGCGGCGAGAACTGGGCGATGGCACGGTGCTGATGCGCAAGCTGATCGGAGCCTCGCCGGCCATGGCGCGGCTGCGCGAGGATATCCTCGATCTCGGGCAGGCGGACGGGCATGTGCTGATCGACGGAGAGACGGGCACGGGCAAGACGCTGGTGGCCCATGCGCTGCACGCGGTGGGGCCGCGGGCGGGCAAGCCCTTCGTGGTGCAGAGCTGTGCCGCGGTGGACGATCTGGAGAAGCGGCTTTTCGGCCCGGCGGAGGAGGGGATGCCCCTGCCGCTGGTGGAGCAGGCCCGCAGCGGCACCCTGTGCCTCGAGGATATCGAGGCGATGCCTTCGGAGGTGCAGGCGCGGCTGCTCGGTCAGCTCAACGACACCAGTGCGGGCATCGAGACCCGGATCATCGCGATCTGCAACCTGGCCGAGGATGGCAAGACGATCGAGGATCGCCTACGTCCGGACCTGTTCTACAGGCTTGCGGCCATGCGGATCACCCTGCCGCCCCTGCGCCAGCGCGGGGAGGATATCCTGACGCTGTTCTCGCATTACGCGGACATGTTCTGCGAAGAATACGGCTGCGACGCGCCGCAAGTGGCCGCGCAGGAGGCCGCGCAACTGTTGCAGGCACCCTGGCCGGGGAATGTGCGGCAGCTGATCAACGTGGCCGAGCGCGCGGTGCTGCAGAACCGGCGCGGGTCCGGGTCGATCACCTCGCTGCTGATGGCGGACAATGCGGAGATGGGGCCTGCGATCACCACCGAGGGCAAGCCGCTGAAGGAATATGTCGAGGCGTTCGAGCGGATGCTGATCGACAACACGATGCGCCGCCACAAAGGGTCAATCGCGGCGGTGATGGAAGAGCTGTGCCTGCCCCGCCGGACCCTCAACGAGAAGATGGCGAAATACGGTCTGAGCCGGGCCAATTACCTCTGA
- a CDS encoding arginyltransferase encodes MRHTLPLAPQFYVTAPQPCPYIDGRMERKLFTALQGEFAETLNDSLSKQGFRRSQNVLYRPSCADCTACLSARIDVSAFTPSRSQRRTLKRNAVMEREATSPWATEDQYSLFRKYLDARHAEGGMADMDIFEFAAMIEETPVRSRVVEYRQSAEAAPNRKRAPRNLAGVCLTDVLDDGLSMVYSFYDPDLVRQSLGTFMVLDHVEIAREAGLPYVYLGYWVPGSPKMGYKASFSGLEIYKNGEWQPIGDPESHSRDTHPLNVDPIAEQVAKINLPDTLPTDRRKG; translated from the coding sequence ATGCGTCACACCCTTCCTCTCGCGCCACAATTCTATGTGACGGCGCCGCAGCCATGCCCGTATATCGACGGGCGCATGGAGCGGAAGCTGTTCACCGCCCTGCAAGGGGAGTTCGCCGAGACCCTGAACGATTCCCTGTCCAAGCAGGGGTTCCGGCGCTCCCAGAACGTGCTCTACCGGCCCAGCTGCGCCGATTGCACCGCCTGCCTGTCGGCGCGGATCGACGTCTCGGCCTTCACTCCGTCCCGCTCCCAGCGGCGCACGCTGAAGCGCAACGCTGTGATGGAGCGAGAGGCGACCTCGCCCTGGGCGACCGAGGATCAGTACAGCCTGTTCCGCAAATACCTGGACGCGCGGCATGCCGAAGGCGGCATGGCGGACATGGACATCTTCGAGTTCGCCGCGATGATCGAGGAAACGCCCGTGCGCTCCCGCGTGGTGGAATACCGCCAGAGCGCCGAGGCCGCGCCCAACCGCAAGCGCGCGCCGCGCAACCTCGCCGGGGTATGCCTGACCGACGTGCTCGATGACGGGCTGTCCATGGTGTATTCGTTCTACGACCCGGACCTCGTGCGCCAGTCCCTCGGCACCTTCATGGTCCTCGACCACGTGGAGATCGCTCGCGAGGCGGGCCTGCCCTATGTCTATCTCGGCTACTGGGTGCCCGGCAGTCCCAAGATGGGCTACAAGGCCAGTTTCTCGGGGCTGGAGATCTACAAGAATGGCGAATGGCAGCCCATCGGCGACCCCGAAAGCCATAGCCGCGATACCCACCCGCTGAACGTGGACCCGATCGCCGAGCAGGTCGCCAAGATCAACCTGCCCGACACCCTGCCGACGGACCGCAGGAAAGGCTGA
- a CDS encoding RDD family protein → MSTALPDPYANAEMYADVPTKRLIAWCVDFLAIAAMTVVLVPITLFTALFYLPFLALMVSFLYRWTTLTMGGATWGMRFASIEIRDARGARPDMLTALLHTLGYHVSVAIFPLQLVSIALMLMSERKQGLTDHILGTVALNRRSRL, encoded by the coding sequence ATGTCCACAGCCCTGCCCGATCCCTACGCCAATGCCGAGATGTATGCGGATGTGCCCACCAAGCGCCTGATCGCCTGGTGTGTGGATTTCCTGGCGATCGCGGCGATGACGGTGGTGCTGGTGCCGATCACCCTGTTCACGGCACTGTTCTACCTGCCGTTCCTGGCGCTGATGGTCAGCTTTCTCTACCGCTGGACGACCCTGACCATGGGCGGCGCGACCTGGGGGATGCGCTTTGCCAGCATCGAGATCCGCGATGCCCGGGGCGCCCGCCCCGACATGCTGACCGCGCTGCTGCATACCTTGGGCTATCACGTCTCGGTGGCGATCTTCCCGCTGCAACTCGTCTCCATCGCGCTGATGCTGATGAGCGAGCGGAAACAGGGACTAACCGACCATATCCTCGGGACTGTTGCCCTGAACCGGCGCAGCCGGCTCTGA
- a CDS encoding DUF2852 domain-containing protein — protein MSTVATWPSQAEMWLDRKGKPAWIVAMVLGFIFFWPIGLALLAYMIWGKKMFKSQSACKSYSLTHGFKSSGNTAFDAYKADTLRRLQDEQEAFEAFLDRLRAAKDKSEFDQFMEDRARMAQDTPKPDTDGPAPAGA, from the coding sequence ATGAGCACCGTTGCAACCTGGCCTTCTCAAGCAGAGATGTGGCTCGACCGCAAAGGGAAGCCCGCATGGATCGTCGCAATGGTCCTCGGCTTCATCTTCTTCTGGCCCATCGGCCTCGCCCTTCTCGCCTACATGATCTGGGGAAAGAAAATGTTCAAATCGCAAAGCGCCTGCAAATCCTACAGCCTGACCCATGGCTTCAAATCCTCGGGCAACACCGCGTTCGACGCCTACAAGGCCGACACCCTGCGCCGCCTGCAGGACGAACAGGAAGCCTTCGAAGCCTTCCTCGACCGGCTCCGGGCGGCCAAGGACAAGTCCGAGTTCGACCAGTTCATGGAAGACCGCGCGCGCATGGCCCAGGACACCCCGAAACCCGACACCGACGGGCCCGCCCCCGCCGGCGCCTGA
- a CDS encoding YbaK/EbsC family protein, whose product MSKSLKRVVAALQAAGLDGAVLEMGTETRTAQQAADAAGCALDQIAKSIIFRDEDSGAAVLFLTAGGNQVDAAKASAVAGAPLGKADATLIRAQTGFAIGGVSPVGHLTPIRAWCDPRLMVFDTVYGAAGTPRHIFPIAPPELLRLSGAVLADFTG is encoded by the coding sequence ATGAGCAAGAGCCTCAAACGGGTGGTCGCGGCCTTGCAGGCCGCCGGGCTGGACGGCGCGGTGCTGGAGATGGGGACCGAGACCCGCACCGCGCAACAGGCGGCCGACGCGGCAGGCTGCGCCCTGGACCAGATTGCCAAATCGATCATCTTCCGCGACGAGGACAGCGGGGCGGCGGTGCTCTTTCTGACCGCTGGCGGCAACCAGGTCGATGCGGCCAAGGCCAGTGCCGTGGCGGGCGCGCCCCTGGGCAAGGCGGATGCCACCCTGATCCGGGCCCAGACCGGGTTCGCCATCGGCGGCGTGTCGCCCGTGGGCCATCTGACCCCGATCCGCGCCTGGTGCGACCCACGGCTCATGGTGTTCGACACGGTCTATGGCGCGGCGGGCACCCCGCGCCATATCTTCCCCATCGCGCCGCCGGAATTGCTGCGGCTGTCGGGGGCGGTTCTGGCGGATTTCACCGGATAA
- a CDS encoding TAXI family TRAP transporter solute-binding subunit, with amino-acid sequence MTFLKPFVVAAAVAACAMGTAAGAETRITYKSAKAGSSYYQMAVQISEAMKAGTDGAISVTVEESQGSVQNVMEVRARGGDYVFTTPPALIGLAQRGAAMFEGKGSPAFDEIRALFPIPSLTMHFVMSEASGVTSFAEMEGKTILLGSGSFGAREGEKYLGLFGLEGKVTIADSELSNAVNALKNGQIDGFVTAGSYPAPNVIEAAASTGVTVLSLSPEQIAETGRTALTIPAGTYAGQEADIDTTSLPVVAYTTTKMDEETAYQLTKTYWETKADMAGDAKWWDGVSVDMLSNITTQIHPGALRYYKEVGATLSDAHM; translated from the coding sequence ATGACGTTTCTGAAACCCTTCGTGGTCGCGGCTGCCGTTGCAGCCTGCGCCATGGGCACCGCCGCCGGGGCCGAGACCCGGATCACCTATAAATCCGCCAAGGCGGGCTCGTCCTATTACCAGATGGCGGTGCAGATCTCCGAGGCGATGAAGGCGGGCACCGATGGCGCGATCTCGGTCACGGTCGAGGAAAGCCAGGGCTCGGTGCAGAACGTGATGGAGGTGCGCGCGCGCGGCGGCGACTACGTGTTCACCACCCCTCCCGCACTGATCGGTCTGGCCCAGCGGGGGGCCGCCATGTTCGAGGGCAAAGGGAGCCCGGCCTTCGACGAGATCCGCGCATTGTTTCCGATCCCGTCCCTGACCATGCATTTCGTGATGTCCGAGGCCAGTGGTGTCACCAGCTTCGCCGAGATGGAGGGCAAGACCATCCTGCTCGGCAGCGGCTCGTTCGGGGCGCGCGAGGGCGAAAAATACCTCGGCCTCTTCGGGCTGGAGGGCAAGGTCACCATTGCCGATAGCGAGCTGTCCAACGCGGTCAACGCGCTGAAAAACGGCCAGATCGACGGGTTCGTGACCGCGGGCTCCTATCCGGCGCCAAACGTGATCGAGGCGGCGGCCTCCACGGGGGTGACGGTGCTGTCGCTCAGCCCCGAGCAGATCGCGGAGACCGGGCGCACCGCCCTTACCATCCCGGCGGGCACCTATGCCGGGCAGGAGGCCGACATCGACACCACGTCGCTTCCGGTGGTGGCCTACACGACCACGAAGATGGACGAAGAGACCGCCTATCAGCTCACCAAGACCTATTGGGAGACCAAGGCCGACATGGCGGGCGATGCCAAGTGGTGGGACGGGGTGTCGGTGGACATGCTGTCCAACATCACCACGCAGATCCACCCGGGGGCCCTGCGCTATTACAAGGAAGTGGGCGCGACCCTCAGCGACGCGCATATGTAA